The genomic window TTGAAGAAGAAGCAAGCAAACTAGGACAAATTGATTACTTAGTTCAGGGTACTGTATATTCTGATATTATAGAAAGTGGTACTAAGACCAACCAAACTATAAAGAGTCATCATAATGTTGGTGGGCTTCCCGATGATATGCAATTTGATTTAATTGAACCTCTGCGCTTGTTATTTAAGGATGAGGTAAGAGTAATTGGTGAAAAGCTAGGTTTACCCGAAGAAATAGTCTGGAGACAACCATTTCCTGGTCCAGGTTTAGGGGTTAGAGTACTTGAAGAAGTAACCAAAGAAAAGCTTGAAATATTAAAAGAAGCAGATGCAATAGTTAGAGAAGAAATAAAAAATGCAGGATTAAATAAGGATATTTGGCAGGCTTTTGCGGTTTTGCCTCCGGTTAGAAGCGTAGGTGTTAAAGATAGTGCTAGAACATATGCTTATCCTATCATAATTCGTGCAGTAACTAGTGAGGATGCCATGACAGCTAAGTGGGCTAGGTTACCGTATGAACTATTAGATACAATGGCTAGGAGAATAGTGAATGAAGTAGATGGAATTAACAGAGTAGCATACGATATCACTTCAAAACCTCCCGGAACTATTGAGTGGGAGTAGAAAAAGCAGTGTAAATAAAAATAGATTTAAATACTATTTTTAAAGTTTAAAGTCATTAAATAAAACCGTTATTTATTAATAATAGCGGTTTTATTATTTGAAAAATAACCTACATCTTTTACTATATTAATTTGTTGCCTATACAAAAATAACGTTATAATAAATTATAGAACGTAATAATTAACAATGAATTTTAGATTCCGTGGAGGAAAGGGGTTGTATAATGCAAACTATCAAAATTATTGAAATAAATCTTAGTACTCATAATTCAAAAGTATATTATTTAAACCAAGAACAAAGTAAAAGAACTTTAGGTGGTATGGGGGTAAATGCAGAGCTCATTTATGAACGTTTAAAAAATAAAGCTGTGGACCCATTAGGACCAGAAAATATCTTGGTTTTTTCTGCTGGCACCCTAACTGGGACAGGATTTCCAACGGGTTCACGTACCGAAGCATCAGCTAAATCTCCTCTTACAGGACGTTTTGGCACTTCTAATTCTGGCTTTTTCTTCGGAGGAAATCTAAAAAGGGCTGGTTATGATACTATTGTACTTACTGGTCAGTCAGATCAACCAGTTTATTTAGTCCTTTCTGAACAAGATGTGCAATTCAAGGATGCTACTAAACTTTGGGGAATTGACGCTTGGGAATGTACGGAATTATTAGAAACTGAATATCCGAAGTCTTCAATTGCAACAATTGGAAATGCGGGTGAGAATTTGGTCCGATATGCCTCAATTCAGAATGGTCGAAATGATGCTTGGGGGCGAACCGGATTGGGTGCTGTGATGGGATCAAAAAATTTAAAAGCAATTATTGTTAATTCTAATAAAAAAGTTAGCACTGCTGATCCTGATAAATACAAAAATATTTGCAAAACTGCTCGTCAAATGGTACGAAATTCACCTTTTCATAAACCATTTAAACAGTTTGGAACTCTTGGTGCATCAGCAGCTTATGGAAAATTTGGTGCCTTACCAACGCGCAATTTTTCGGGGCAAACTATTCCGGAATGGGCTGAAAAATACGGTAAAAATTTACTAGAGCTCTATAGTCGAAGTCATATGACTTGTGAGTCCTGTTGGATTGCATGTGGACATATGGTTGATATTAATAAGGGTAAATATCAAGGTGATCAGCTTAAAGCACTTGAGATTACCCCTACCATTACCTTTTGTGCACAATGTAGTTTAAGTGCTGAAGCTAGTTTCAAAGCTACTGAACTATGTCAGCGTTTTGGAATGGATATGGTTAGTGCAGGAAGCACTGTGGCCATGGCATTTAATCTTTATGAAGACGGAAAGTTGAGCAAAGAAGAGATTGGTTATTCTTTACAATGGGGTGATGAGGAAGCATTTATCCAATTACTTACGGATATTGCTTTGGGTAATGGTATTGGCAAAATTCTTGCAAAGGGATCTGCAGAGGCAGAGAAATTATTAAATAGTGATGGATATGCTATGCAGATTAAAAATTTAGAGATTCCCATGATAGACCCACGCGGGCGCTGGTCTACTTATAGCTTTGGTATGTTGAGTAATATTCGTGGTGGTGACCATCTGCGGTGTAGAAACCCATTTGAAAACCTTCGGTTTAATCTTACCTCTTCAGATATGTTATGGGAAGCATTTAAATTCCCAGTAGAATATTATGAGCAAGCAGATATAGTTCCTGCTAGTTTAAAGAAAGAAATTATTGATCTTGAAAACAGTAGGGTAAACATTCCTAAAATGGGAAAATGGTCTGAAGACTTGATTACCGTCTTTAATAGTTTAGGGATTTGTATCCGACCTCCTATTTTAAATGCCATGGGGCCCACTTTTTTGGCTGAAGCTTATTCAGTTGCGACTGGCATTGATATGAGTCCTATTGAACTAATGCAGAGTGGAGAAAGAACATGGAACCTAATAAAACTCTATAATTTAGCAGAAGGGGAACATCCAGATGACTCTAAATTTCCTAAGAAGTTTTTTATACCCGCAGATGGAGTTAAAGATCTAGATGAATCAACGGTCGAAGCGGCACTTAAGAGCTATTATGCAATTAGAGGATGGGATGAGCAGGGGGTTCCTCAACAAGATAAGCTTTCATCATTAAATATTTAGAAAGCTTATCACTTTACTTATTTGCAGCAGAACCAAACCCTTAATATATGTTTACAACATATGTTAAGGGTTTTTATTTTCCCTTATTAGTATATTTTTTTAGAACTTAAGTTTGTAGTGCTATATGGAATATTTTATTCGTCAATAATTAAACAGTCCCTTTCTAGACAGATTTAGTAATATGTAATAACCTTTTTATAAATATTTTTAAATCAGGTAAATTTAAAGGTGTTTTTTGTTGGTTTGGAGGGCAACTTATGAAACCTCTTTACATCCGGATATATGGACTAGTTTTATTATGGACATTTTTAACTATTTTACTGGGTCTGTTTTCACCTGATATTGACATGTTAGTTAGAAAACATGGACAATTTATAATACCCGAAGATTATCCAACACAAATTGCCGATAATTTACTACAAGACAATGAAGGTTTCTCAGGGGAAGAAATACTTTTAGTTTATAAACACGAAAATAATGCTTTAGATTATAAAGATGAAATAGAAAAAACTTTAAGTGATTTAAACCAAGCAGAGTTTCTAGATATTCATAGTATAATCTCTCCATTTGAAGGACAAACCCAAAAAAAATTACTGGTCTCAGAATCACAAAATTTTCTAATTGTAATAATTGAAGTAAATATGGAAACAAGTGAGATTTCTTTTATAAGAGATGATTTAGAAGGTATAAGTCAAATAGATGACTTGGAGCTCTATATTACTGGTTCAACAATTATTGATGATGATGTTTTATCTACTACTGAAGATAGATTAGGTGCTATTGAATACTTTACAGTAGCTTTAGTGTACATAGTTTTATTAATTGTTTTTCGCTCTCCTATTGCCCCCTTAATACCCTAATCACTCTAGGAGCTTCATATTTTTTTAGTGTTTCAATTGTAGCATTACTTATAGAAAATTTTAGTTTTCCTGTATCTAATTTTACTCAAGTATTTATTTTAACTATAACTTTTGCTGTTGGTACTGACTATATAATCTTACTAATGAAACGCTACCAAGAAGAGTTATCTAAAAACAATTCTGACTTTAAAGCCATGCAAAAAACCTTTAAGTATACTAGAAGTACTATACTTTCAAGTGCTTTTACTGGTTTTGTGGGGTTTTTGGCAATAGGTTTAGCTGATTTTAACCTCTACCAATCTGGAGTTGGAGTAGCTATAGCAATTGTCTCATTAGTCATTGCCATTTGGATATGGCTACCTTTTTTCTTAGTTATATTCGGTAAAAAAGTATTTTGGCCAGCAAATGCACAAAAACAAAATATTAACCATAAGCTGTGGGGACAAATTGGTGCATTCTCTACTTCTCAACAATTAAAATCATTAATTATTATAACTATAGTAAT from Candidatus Syntrophocurvum alkaliphilum includes these protein-coding regions:
- a CDS encoding aldehyde ferredoxin oxidoreductase family protein, which encodes MQTIKIIEINLSTHNSKVYYLNQEQSKRTLGGMGVNAELIYERLKNKAVDPLGPENILVFSAGTLTGTGFPTGSRTEASAKSPLTGRFGTSNSGFFFGGNLKRAGYDTIVLTGQSDQPVYLVLSEQDVQFKDATKLWGIDAWECTELLETEYPKSSIATIGNAGENLVRYASIQNGRNDAWGRTGLGAVMGSKNLKAIIVNSNKKVSTADPDKYKNICKTARQMVRNSPFHKPFKQFGTLGASAAYGKFGALPTRNFSGQTIPEWAEKYGKNLLELYSRSHMTCESCWIACGHMVDINKGKYQGDQLKALEITPTITFCAQCSLSAEASFKATELCQRFGMDMVSAGSTVAMAFNLYEDGKLSKEEIGYSLQWGDEEAFIQLLTDIALGNGIGKILAKGSAEAEKLLNSDGYAMQIKNLEIPMIDPRGRWSTYSFGMLSNIRGGDHLRCRNPFENLRFNLTSSDMLWEAFKFPVEYYEQADIVPASLKKEIIDLENSRVNIPKMGKWSEDLITVFNSLGICIRPPILNAMGPTFLAEAYSVATGIDMSPIELMQSGERTWNLIKLYNLAEGEHPDDSKFPKKFFIPADGVKDLDESTVEAALKSYYAIRGWDEQGVPQQDKLSSLNI